A single genomic interval of Candidatus Jordarchaeales archaeon harbors:
- a CDS encoding class II aldolase/adducin family protein, producing the protein MDEETRKVGLEIIRVAREMLKSGLVEGTAGNVSARVGDDKVLITPTSMDYMEMEVEDLVLLDLDGNVLEGKRQPSSEKPMHLKVYRVRDDVKAIMHTHSLYASILAVLRKPLPPLIEEFLFKFGGTIEVAEYGMTGTEELAENAVKALGNKAAVLLANHGALCCGKSPAHVLELAKGLERMAKIYVIASILGEPHPLPEKILRDGVAIYEIFRKTKK; encoded by the coding sequence TTGGACGAAGAAACTAGGAAGGTTGGTTTAGAGATTATCAGGGTTGCCAGGGAGATGCTCAAGAGTGGTTTAGTGGAGGGAACAGCGGGCAACGTGAGCGCTAGGGTTGGCGACGACAAGGTCCTCATAACGCCCACTTCAATGGACTACATGGAGATGGAGGTTGAGGACCTTGTCCTGCTCGACTTAGACGGAAACGTACTGGAGGGTAAGAGGCAGCCGTCGAGCGAGAAACCTATGCACCTTAAGGTTTACAGGGTTAGAGATGATGTGAAGGCGATAATGCACACTCACTCGCTTTACGCGTCCATCCTAGCCGTTTTAAGGAAGCCGCTGCCCCCGCTGATCGAAGAGTTCCTGTTCAAGTTTGGTGGAACGATAGAAGTTGCAGAGTATGGCATGACTGGGACGGAAGAGCTGGCTGAAAACGCTGTTAAGGCCCTTGGAAACAAGGCGGCCGTCCTACTAGCAAACCACGGGGCGCTCTGCTGCGGGAAGAGCCCGGCTCACGTTCTCGAGCTGGCGAAGGGCCTTGAAAGGATGGCGAAAATATACGTTATAGCGTCAATCCTTGGAGAACCACACCCGCTGCCGGAGAAAATTCTGAGGGATGGGGTGGCGATCTACGAAATTTTCAGAAAGACAAAAAAGTAG
- a CDS encoding HAD family hydrolase, protein MPIKALVFDVEGTLFRSKSLTDAYRNQVLKLVSEKRGLDGESLLKEVKRVIVELRKEGYDQRPPSTLIAERLGLTREEFYKAIESVDPIKHVNPDPRLVSALKELKKSFKLAILTNLSRRSLLGVFKALGLSEELFDVVLTADELEHLKPHPSAFTKVIKELEVRPEEVVMVGDIVTSDLAPAKGLGMKTVLVSEEKQTNSPLVDLTVSHVAELEEKIHVLQQK, encoded by the coding sequence TTGCCGATAAAGGCGTTGGTGTTTGACGTCGAAGGAACTCTTTTTAGGTCCAAGAGTCTGACGGACGCCTACCGCAACCAAGTTTTGAAGCTCGTCTCTGAGAAGAGGGGACTGGACGGCGAGTCCCTGCTAAAAGAAGTGAAGCGCGTCATAGTCGAGCTCAGAAAAGAGGGGTACGACCAGCGCCCCCCATCCACCTTGATAGCCGAAAGACTTGGACTAACTCGGGAAGAGTTCTACAAGGCCATAGAGTCCGTGGATCCGATCAAGCATGTCAACCCAGATCCTAGACTGGTGTCTGCGCTGAAGGAGTTGAAAAAGAGCTTTAAGCTCGCCATCCTGACTAACCTCAGCCGTAGAAGCTTGCTCGGCGTTTTCAAGGCCCTAGGCTTAAGCGAGGAACTTTTCGACGTAGTTTTGACTGCTGACGAACTAGAGCACCTAAAACCGCACCCGTCAGCTTTCACAAAAGTCATTAAAGAATTGGAGGTCCGCCCAGAAGAAGTAGTGATGGTTGGCGACATAGTAACTTCAGACCTCGCCCCTGCAAAGGGCCTCGGAATGAAAACAGTTCTCGTAAGTGAGGAAAAACAAACAAACTCCCCCCTAGTTGACCTCACAGTAAGTCACGTGGCAGAGCTAGAAGAGAAAATACATGTTCTCCAACAAAAATAG